Proteins encoded by one window of Anopheles maculipalpis chromosome 2RL, idAnoMacuDA_375_x, whole genome shotgun sequence:
- the LOC126556853 gene encoding uncharacterized protein LOC126556853, translating to MPKKAKSPKISPEELLEALRQAEAERCAEEQERFREKVALEQKEYNQRRMLLVESVKLFRRLEKAAGDYGQQLADRKEWTDFLSCRTNPNPTSPPELRECLFRWVFQQEAQEKSSVSWTLAADERSPLTQDPSRKRNTRKDLRKTFRNIGEIYLPTICEALAVLESIQDSVVVQKAENEMGEEVATVRDEIRKFISDSLDRMTFRIGSNITRDMDTLDPVMSEFQFQADNVLAMYLRSFRPVPLAPDYNLLMKVINMVPLHLVLHRPPTLELKDCLLRGMWQEFDHYSNMDPTYTIPALEPVPELVAAQEAEWHERQEVRRKRLTALRKQREDYESEERRKQTEAEALEAQKGGPGSGKDTKAGPPKQANSAKGKTGKSPKQPPAPETVPAVITDDTEVDIDGEFEQQESDRFWATLAAVSPKSLPLRQGYINLREYAIVGGVFKLARFDKLPQPVELRPDFIYTNVPVGLKLTEKGFRAYVESDELIKIELQLPAHCHWWEEPTVCCWEPWEASEPFAQLQPEVQQFHLKYDEIEAHKSTLLFAAPNHRTSRALVMEPKVLQDFSLMDIPLEMRLHYLIREHLLPRIPEGYRFRAELKRLYTLLTERAARRKARDREQMARDGMMQKYDQFLTNSHPANGEPLMLLSEMRLPIEPDIDIGEDRDAVAGSSMVEDATQEQLQEMDEKLQQFSLAPLDGARYLHPPVPLCQALITGRYDGSETSITELEQEMEALVQRMESPNAMLDSDSNERLCRMFSTFLALLEYLREKERPHFPALPSDEDETVGHPSTRPTLDAEKQRKRPQFEIRTTKKYPLGLGIGRTRTLSGASEASSTLDDKKKRKQRKKSLDSGKTQRGEHLALQDTSEQGSEIGSSQDSRLSLIEHEPGRWSTMPIHSQSYDPDQGLLTFYTDRLGVYGLASRKYCNIPFVHWDIRRHGRVAALTTALTLSTKSFQIVFYVTSQGYRVALQEHSKRDTKKLTDEVPPVPVFPTDGTFSLQELEKFLHRSNVHVFPQVDTCFYVSGLESASCPKHPSMEAHNLRCLGVFCLTHNFQHCLWNRYANRRTSLVLSRELIEGRNEPEFGTIMITPLKSQHVEVEELCSDSLEEILLAFHPRPEEQSYNADCYGLLKDGLEEPSRKVLAKTPPLLQWHVGQLLQKLRLLSYS from the exons ATGCCGAAG AAAGCCAAAAGTCCGAAAATCTCTCCGGAAGAATTGCT CGAAGCTCTCCGGCAGGCCGAGGCGGAAAGATGTGCCGAGGAGCAGGAGCGATTCCGCGAGAAGGTTGCCCTAGAGCAGAAGGAATACAACCAGCGCCGAATGCTGCTTGTCGAGAGCGTTAAGTTATTTCGCA GGCTCGAGAAAGCTGCTGGCGACTACGGGCAGCAGTTGGCCGACCGGAAAGAGTGGACCGATTTCCTATCCTGTCGAACGAACCCCAACCCGACCAGCCCGCCCGAGCTGAGAGAGTGTCTGTTCCGGTGGGTCTTTCAGCAGGAGGCACAGGAAAAGAGTTCGGTCAGCTGGACGCTGGCAGCCGACGAACGGAGCCCACTGACGCAAGACCCGAGCCGGAAGCGAAACACAAGAAAAGATCTGAGAAAAACCTTCCGGAACATAGGCGAAATTTACTTGCCAACAATCTGTGAGGCGCTGGCCGTGTTGGAATCGATCCAAGACAGTGTGGTGGTGCAAAAGGCGGAGAACGAAATGGGCGAAGAAGTCGCCACGGTACGAGATGAAATCCGGAAGTTCATTAGCGATTCGCTGGACAGGATGACCTTTCGCATCGGGAGCAACATTACGCGCGACATGGA CACACTAGATCCCGTGATGAGTGAGTTCCAGTTCCAGGCGGACAATGTACTGGCGATGTATCTTCGGAGTTTTCGTCCGGTTCCACTCGCACCAGATTA TAATCTGCTTATGAAAGTTATCAACATGGTCCCGCTCCACCTTGTACTACATCGTCCACCAACGCTGGAACTGAAGGACTGTCTTCTAAGGGGCATGTGGCAAGAGTTCGATCACTACAGTAATATGGACCCGACGTACACTATTCCAGCGCTGGAACCCGTTCCCGAGTTGGTCGCCGCCCAGGAAGCGGAGTGGCACGAACGCCAGGAAGTAAGACGGAAGCGTCTGACAGCGTTGCGGAAACAACGAGAAGATTATGAAAGCGAAGAGCGCCGTAAACAGACCGAAGCTGAAGCGCTCGAAGCTCAGAAGGGTGGTCCCGGATCAGGCAAGGACACGAAAGCGGGTCctccaaaacaagcaaattcagccaaaggaaaaacaggaaaatctCCCAAACAACCACCAGCCCCGGAGACGGTTCCAGCGGTGATTACGGACGATACCGAGGTTGACATTGACGGCGAATTCGAGCAGCAGGAAAGCGATCGATTTTGGGCCACGCTCGCTGCTGTATCACCGAAATCGCTTCCCCTCAGGCAAGGATACATAAACCTGCGGGAGTATGCCATCGTCGGTGGCGTGTTCAAGCTGGCACGCTTCGACAAGCTTCCGCAGCCGGTAGAACTGAGGCCCGATTTCATCTACACTAACGTTCCGGTTGGTTTGAAGTTGACAGAAAAAGGGTTTCGTGCGTATGTTGAAAGCGACGAGTTGATTAAAATTGAGCTTCAGCTACCGGCCCACTGTCACTGGTGGGAAGAGCCAACCGTTTGCTGCTGGGAACCGTGGGAAGCGAGCGAACCGTTCGCCCAACTCCAGCCGGAAGTTCAACAGTTTCACCTAAAGTATGACGAAATCGAGGCACACAAATCGACACTCCTGTTTGCCGCACCCAACCATCGTACGTCCCGGGCGCTCGTTATGGAACCAAAAGTGCTTCAAGACTTTAGCCTTATGGATATTCCGTTGGAGATGCGGCTGCACTATCTCATCCGCGAGCACCTTTTGCCACGCATCCCGGAAGGATATCGATTCCGGGCGGAGTTGAAACGCCTGTACACACTACTGACGGAGCGAGCCGCCCGACGGAAGGCACGTGACCGGGAGCAGATGGCACGGGACGGGATGATGCAGAAGTACGACCAATTTCTCACCAACAGCCATCCTGCGAACGGGGAACCATTGATGTTGCTGTCGGAAATGCGCCTCCCAATCGAACCCGATATTGACATCGGGGAGGATAGAGACGCAGTGGCCGGGAGTTCTATGGTGGAAGATGCCACCCAAGAGCAATTGCaggaaatggatgaaaaattgcaacaattttcaTTGGCGCCTCTGGACGGAGCGAGATACCTGCATCCACCCGTTCCGCTTTGTCAAGCCCTCATAACCGGTAGGTACGACGGGTCCGAGACGAGCATTACCGAGCTGGAACAGGAAATGGAGGCACTCGTGCAGAGAATGGAATCGCCCAACGCTATGCTGGACAGCGATTCCAACGAGCGTTTGTGTCGCATGTTTTCCACCTTTCTGGCACTGCTCGAGTATCTGCGGGAAAAGGAACGACCACACTTTCCAGCGCTCCCGTCGGATGAGGATGAAACGGTCGGACATCCGTCCACTCGGCCTACTCTGGACGCTGAGAAGCAGCGGAAACGGCCGCAGTTTGAGATTCGCACTACGAAAAAGTATCCACTCGGGTTAGGCATTGGACGAACGCGCACACTATCCGGTGCGAGTGAAGCTTCCAGCACTCTGGACGACAAAAAGAAGCGCAAGCAGCGGAAAAAGTCACTCGACAGTGGCAAGACACAGCGGGGTGAACACTTAGCGTTGCAGGACACATCGGAGCAAGGGTCGGAGATTGGAAGTTCGCAGGATTCGCGCCTATCGCTGATCGAGCACGAACCGGGCCGATGGTCAACGATGCCCATACACAGCCAATCGTACGATCCGGACCAAGGACTGCTTACGTTCTACACTGATCGGTTGGGAGTGTACGGGTTGGCCTCGCGGAAGTACTGCAATATCCCATTCGTGCACTGGGATATTCGACGCCACGGGAGAGT TGCTGCCCTTACCACCGCTCTTACCCTCTCCACCAAATCCTTCCAAATCGTGTTCTACGTCACCTCGCAAGGCTATCGAGTGGCGCTGCAAGAGCACAGTAAACGCGACACCAAAAAGCTCACAGATGAAGTCCCTCCCGTCCCGGTGTTTCCCACCGATGGAACGTTTTCGCTGCAAGAGCTTGAAAAGTTTCTTCACCGAAGCAACGTGCACGTGTTTCCCCAAGTGGACACCTGTTTCTACGTCTCCGGGCTGGAGTCTGCGTCGTGTCCCAAGCATCCTTCAATGGAGGCGCACAATTTGCGGTGCTTGGGTGTGTTTTGTCTGACGCACAACTTCCAGCACTGTCTGTGGAACCGGTACGCCAATCGACGCACTTCACTCGTACTCAGCCGCGAGTTGATCGAGGGACGGAACGAGCCCGAGTTCGGAACTATCATGATAACACCACTTAAGTCACAGCACGTCGAGGTGGAGGAGCTGTGTTCGGATTCGCTCGAGGAAATACTGCTGGCGTTCCATCCACGCCCCGAGGAGCAAAGT TACAATGCGGATTGCTATGGCTTGCTAAAGGACGGTCTGGAGGAACCGTCGCGCAAAGTATTGGCCAAAACACCACCACTGCTTCAATGGCACGTTGGGCAACTCCTGCAGAAGCTACGTCTGCTTAGCTACTCGTGA